A genome region from Paradevosia shaoguanensis includes the following:
- a CDS encoding IS110 family transposase: MVLEASGVYDKSLRAGLALAGIGHVRVNPQRARDFARASGRLAKTDALDAAMLAEMGRALRLVADPLPEAGRERLGLLSRRRDQLVAMRTQEKQRRIEITDSFIGADLDRHMAGLNQAIAAIEVEIQNQIGSDAALAQDQALIRSVPGIGPVTASVLAALMPELGRRSGKQIATLAGLAPLNNDSGLRRGQRSIRGGRRRVRQALYMAAVASLRTQSPLNAFYHRLRQAGKPPKPALVALARKLLVTINAIMKTRTRFAT; the protein is encoded by the coding sequence GTGGTGCTGGAGGCGAGCGGGGTTTACGACAAGAGCTTGCGCGCCGGACTGGCGCTGGCCGGGATCGGCCATGTCCGGGTCAATCCGCAGCGGGCCCGTGACTTTGCGCGGGCCAGCGGCCGGCTCGCCAAGACCGATGCGCTCGATGCGGCCATGCTTGCCGAAATGGGCCGGGCCCTGCGCCTCGTGGCCGACCCGCTGCCCGAGGCCGGACGCGAGCGGCTCGGCCTGCTCAGCCGCCGCCGCGACCAGTTGGTGGCCATGCGCACCCAGGAAAAGCAGCGCCGGATCGAGATAACCGATTCCTTCATCGGCGCCGACCTGGACCGGCACATGGCCGGCCTCAACCAGGCCATCGCCGCCATCGAGGTCGAAATCCAGAACCAGATCGGCAGCGATGCCGCCCTGGCACAGGACCAGGCCCTGATCCGCTCGGTGCCCGGCATCGGCCCGGTCACCGCCTCTGTCCTGGCCGCCCTGATGCCCGAACTGGGCCGACGCTCGGGCAAGCAGATCGCCACCCTGGCCGGGTTGGCCCCGCTCAACAACGATAGCGGCCTACGGCGCGGACAGCGCTCCATCCGCGGTGGCCGCCGCCGCGTCCGCCAGGCCCTTTACATGGCCGCCGTCGCATCCTTGCGAACACAATCGCCTCTCAACGCTTTCTACCACCGCCTGCGCCAGGCCGGAAAACCACCCAAGCCCGCCCTCGTCGCCCTCGCCAGAAAGCTCCTCGTCACCATCAACGCCATCATGAAAACCCGAACACGCTTCGCAACCTGA